The Clarias gariepinus isolate MV-2021 ecotype Netherlands chromosome 7, CGAR_prim_01v2, whole genome shotgun sequence genome includes a window with the following:
- the rec114 gene encoding meiotic recombination protein REC114, translating into MITDVLSFFLPSVFSLFLFRIMSEVNTSNKTPWKLKRYGRFLPKAANVGGNSSWKVFESSESKGTLEMTVLESGHLLISQGQELLEGFSLLNAQSFLKIQQKSDSLLFYFTLKEESRMIRVQFEGSSRTEAVDLCRKAVERLKEYLPVGTQEQPGTSSSTHTTGMSNQQQQAPGAAPQVIHDVIQETLSIKQLSQYFLGMSGLSLPLAYHHCAVPTGDMDGLLRLCLLDSGFPGFVEDVEKKLKALI; encoded by the exons ATGATAACCGATGTTTTAAGCTTTTTCCTCCCCTCAGTCTTCTCGTTATTTCTTTTCAGAATAATGTCTGAAGTAAACACGTCAAACAAAACTCCCTGGAAGTTAAAGCGTTACGGGAGATTTTTACCAAAAGCCGCGAATGTCGGGGGGAACTCTTCATGGAAg gtGTTCGAGTCCAGTGAAAGCAAAGGCACGTTGGAGATGACGGTCCTGGAATCCGGTCATCTGCTCATCTCACAGGGTCAGGAGCTGTTG GAAGGCTTCTCTCTCCTGAACGCTCAGAGCTTTCTAAAAATCCAGCAGAAATCAGACAGCCTGCTGTTCTACTTCACACTGAAG GAAGAGAGTCGTATGATACGGGTGCAGTTTGAGGGCAGCAGCAGGACTGAAGCTGTAGATTTATGCAGGAAGGCGGTCGAGAGATTGAAGGAATATCTGCCTGTAGGCACCCAGGAGCAGCCCGGCACTTCATCTTCCACTCACACCACTGGAATGTCTAACCAGCAACAGCAG GCTCCTGGAGCGGCACCGCAGGTGATCCATGACGTTATCCAGGAAACTCTGTCCATCAAGCAGCTTTCTCAG taTTTTCTGGGCATGAGTGGACTGTCCCTGCCTTTGGCATATCATCATTGCGCTGTCCCTACTGGTGATATGGATGGTCTGTTGCGCCTGTGTTTGCTCGACTCTGGCTTCCCTGGCTTTGTAGAAGATGTGGAGAAGAAGCTCAAAGCCTTGATTTAA